In Flavobacterium luteolum, the DNA window TTCTGAAAACGAACAAGTTCACTTTTTCCCCAATTGTATTTGCTGGCATGCGGATTACTCTTGAAGATGGTTTTCAATTGTGCTGATTTTTCTTTAAATATGAGCTGAGGAGGCAGATCAAATCTCTGCTCAATACAGAAAATATTCTGTTTTTTGTTTCCAAAGCTTATATCGTCAATAAGGGAATCACCATATATGATCGGCTTTACCCCTTTATCTTTTCTCCAGCTGAAACAGCCTGTTTTTCCGTCATCTCCGACTGCGCGCAAAAACAGCTCATCGTTTAGATCGAACCTTCCATTCAAAGGGTAATCGTAAACGCTGTTTTTAGAACTGGAACTATTATAGGATCTGAGCTGAAGGCGGAACCTGATTTTTGATTCCCGTCCTTTGGTGAGCCTTCTCGATGCGCTTCCATCAACCCTAACTGCCCAGAGGTCAAACTGGTCATATAGCAGTATTTCATTCTCATCGGTCGTCCACCCGGGATTTCCATAAGCATAATCCGCGGCGAGCAGATTGACTTTTCCATAAAAAGACACTCCAATCTTTGAGGTGATGTTTGTATGAGTTTTGCGTACCAGATCATAAATCCACCAATTCATGTCCCTGAAATATGAAATGTACCGGCCAGTTGGCGAACTATACATCCCCTGCAGGTTGGACTGCTGTTTTATCAGGAATGCGGATTTTTCGTTAGTCTGAAGATTCAGGATATAATAATCTCTTGGCCCGGCAGATTCCTCAAATTGGGGCTCGTACTGTTTAGGGTTGGACAAGACTGCATATTGATGATCGCGGGTAAGCATTACATGAGGCAGTTCCGGACTTGTAATCTGCGTGAAATTTCCCAGATCTGTCTGCCAAAAGCATCTTTTTTTGCCTGTCTCAAATTTGCCATATGACTGTTCCTGGGTGTAGACCCATTTGTCGTTTGCATTCCAAATTTCAACATTGGACCCTTCATTGTCTGGCTCGGTTTTTTTATTCCCTCTTATGGTAAAAAAAACTTTCTCCAGATTGTCGGAAATGATGATTGGATTCAGCGCTTCATCCGAAATCGAAAAATCTGCAGGGAAGGAGGATTGCTTGCCGGGGTCAAATTCAATCAATTTGCCATCAGCCAGGGTATAAAGAAATATGGAGCTGATTTTTCCATTTTTTGATTTGCCATAAAAGGCTACTGCCTTGGCATCCTTTTGCCATGAGAAACTTTCATATTTTAAATCGCTCGAATTTGAAAGCCATTTTGATGTGCTTATTTTCGCAGCATCGGCCAAGAATACAGAATTTTTGCCATTGGAGTGGACGGCGTAGATGATTTTGCTGCCGTCTGGACTGAGTGAAAAATGTCCTATGTCGTGAACTTCAAGAAGGGTCCTGCCCAGCGGTATTTTGATTTCCAATCTGTATGCATTGTTTTCTTCCCTGATGCTTATCAGCAATAGATTGGCCTGGTCTGAATAAATGTAGTTGTCCGCTCCGAAAATGCTTTCTTTTTTTCCAGTTTGAGGATCAATGATTTCCAGTTCTTTATCCCTGCGGACGATGAAAAAATTATCTTTTGTGAAAAGCGAATTTGCTCCTGAAGAAAATGAGAATGTCTTAAGATTTCTTGCATTTCGAAGAAACAAGGTGTCTTTTCCGTTAGGGTACTCCATTTTATAACTCACCCATTTTTCATCAGGTGATACCTTATCAATAAGAAGCTGGCCCCACAGTGAATAATCTGACGGGCGGAGGTTCTTTTTTTGCACTACCTGTCCCGATACGGGACAGGCTACTAATGGCAAAATAAATAATAAAACTAGAGACAA includes these proteins:
- a CDS encoding S9 family peptidase, encoding MFDKNKIYLFKIVFFRALSLVLLFILPLVACPVSGQVVQKKNLRPSDYSLWGQLLIDKVSPDEKWVSYKMEYPNGKDTLFLRNARNLKTFSFSSGANSLFTKDNFFIVRRDKELEIIDPQTGKKESIFGADNYIYSDQANLLLISIREENNAYRLEIKIPLGRTLLEVHDIGHFSLSPDGSKIIYAVHSNGKNSVFLADAAKISTSKWLSNSSDLKYESFSWQKDAKAVAFYGKSKNGKISSIFLYTLADGKLIEFDPGKQSSFPADFSISDEALNPIIISDNLEKVFFTIRGNKKTEPDNEGSNVEIWNANDKWVYTQEQSYGKFETGKKRCFWQTDLGNFTQITSPELPHVMLTRDHQYAVLSNPKQYEPQFEESAGPRDYYILNLQTNEKSAFLIKQQSNLQGMYSSPTGRYISYFRDMNWWIYDLVRKTHTNITSKIGVSFYGKVNLLAADYAYGNPGWTTDENEILLYDQFDLWAVRVDGSASRRLTKGRESKIRFRLQLRSYNSSSSKNSVYDYPLNGRFDLNDELFLRAVGDDGKTGCFSWRKDKGVKPIIYGDSLIDDISFGNKKQNIFCIEQRFDLPPQLIFKEKSAQLKTIFKSNPHASKYNWGKSELVRFQNSKKQDLKGILYYPANYDPAKKYPMIVHIYEIQSFDLHRYSNPTFSVESGYNPTLFACEGYFVFSPDIIHEKGSVGPSTLDCVLSGTNKIIDMDIIDPKKIGIMGHSFGGYETVFIINHTDMFATAIGSGAIVDLTRRFLTLGANTRKPEMWRFGSGGWRLGTKTPFSERPDFDRNSPLESIENLQVPLLMWCGKEDTQVDPFQSMEYYLALRRLGKKCIFLQYPKEGHTLLDPINQKDLCTRILQWYSYYLKDEKNAEWIAKGTI